Proteins encoded in a region of the Candidatus Brocadia sp. genome:
- a CDS encoding tetratricopeptide repeat protein, which yields MSCGLFAIFRRKRKKEVVMVKRGMFIPIIVLVVFVGLKGIVIAAESYEKALHEGNVLVRKQMYQEALGAYESAIQLKPDAFEAWYNKAVVLDYLGKYVESVESFEKAIQYKPDYYEAWYMKGRALDHAGKYDEAVKAFDKALEIKPDSLEVLYNKGNVLDHIGDIDAAAKTYDRIIRVKPDAYEAWNNKGLTLARMPERRNEALEAYDKAIAINPKYYEAWINKGNCFVRLRRYKEAVDAYDRAIEIKPSEHASWADKGFTLADLGKHEEAVKAFNKAIELKPDSYAAWNGKGLALDALGRYEEALEAYEKTIEIQPDSYGAWTNKGLALSRLGKHAEAVAAYEKALQIQPDSYETMANKGCELFKLGKYEEAIKVFDSTIKLRPDYPQVWNNKGNALLRLGRFMEAIKSFDKVTQIVTDEEAASIPRQAKIKSEALSNKGLALVQLQNYEEAIKIFDRALKIKPDDFVVWVNKGLSLLQLKKYPEALNAFDKAATLSGDAHEAWNYQGYVFEEMGKRQDALGAYNKAIQNKPDFFVAFNNKGLLLDAMGNHKEAIESYDTALQIEPKFDAAWFNKACAQALFSDKSGCLDSLKKAIELNPRYKSVAKNNPDFAKLREDADFKKIVGE from the coding sequence ATGTCGTGCGGTTTGTTCGCCATATTTCGCCGAAAGCGGAAGAAGGAGGTAGTCATGGTGAAAAGAGGGATGTTTATACCGATTATTGTTCTTGTTGTGTTCGTTGGCTTGAAAGGAATAGTAATCGCTGCGGAAAGTTATGAGAAGGCCCTTCATGAAGGAAACGTCCTTGTTCGGAAACAGATGTATCAGGAAGCGCTCGGTGCCTATGAGAGCGCTATTCAGTTAAAACCCGATGCCTTTGAGGCCTGGTACAATAAGGCAGTTGTGCTTGATTACCTGGGCAAATATGTTGAGTCTGTTGAGTCGTTTGAAAAGGCGATTCAGTACAAGCCGGATTATTATGAAGCGTGGTATATGAAGGGGCGGGCTCTGGATCATGCGGGGAAATACGATGAAGCGGTTAAGGCATTTGATAAGGCATTAGAGATCAAGCCGGATTCTCTTGAGGTCTTATACAATAAGGGAAATGTGTTGGACCATATTGGGGATATCGATGCCGCTGCGAAGACCTACGACCGCATTATCCGGGTAAAACCCGATGCGTATGAGGCATGGAATAACAAAGGACTGACCTTGGCAAGGATGCCTGAGAGGAGAAATGAGGCATTAGAGGCGTACGACAAGGCTATTGCGATTAATCCCAAATATTATGAGGCGTGGATTAATAAGGGGAATTGTTTTGTCAGACTTCGCAGATATAAAGAGGCCGTTGATGCCTATGACAGGGCAATTGAAATAAAACCCTCTGAACATGCATCATGGGCTGATAAGGGATTTACCCTTGCCGATCTGGGGAAACATGAGGAGGCGGTGAAAGCCTTCAATAAGGCCATTGAACTGAAACCCGATTCGTATGCAGCCTGGAACGGGAAAGGGCTTGCCCTGGATGCTTTGGGCCGATATGAGGAAGCCCTTGAGGCATACGAAAAGACAATTGAAATACAACCCGATTCTTACGGGGCCTGGACAAATAAGGGATTGGCTTTATCTCGTCTTGGAAAGCATGCGGAGGCCGTTGCCGCCTATGAAAAGGCACTCCAGATCCAGCCTGATTCATATGAAACTATGGCAAATAAAGGGTGTGAGTTATTTAAACTGGGAAAATATGAAGAAGCAATCAAAGTTTTTGACAGTACGATAAAGCTGAGGCCCGATTACCCGCAGGTATGGAATAACAAAGGAAATGCCTTGTTGCGGTTAGGAAGGTTTATGGAGGCGATAAAATCTTTTGACAAGGTGACCCAGATAGTTACCGATGAGGAAGCTGCAAGTATACCACGCCAGGCAAAGATTAAAAGCGAAGCCCTCAGCAATAAAGGCCTTGCGCTCGTACAACTTCAGAATTACGAAGAGGCCATAAAGATATTTGACAGGGCATTGAAAATAAAGCCTGACGACTTTGTTGTATGGGTAAACAAAGGACTTTCCCTTCTGCAACTAAAAAAATATCCGGAGGCGTTGAATGCATTTGACAAGGCGGCGACCCTGAGTGGCGATGCACATGAGGCGTGGAATTATCAAGGATATGTGTTCGAGGAAATGGGAAAAAGACAAGATGCGCTTGGTGCGTATAATAAGGCCATCCAGAATAAACCGGATTTCTTTGTGGCCTTCAATAATAAGGGTCTTCTGCTAGATGCAATGGGAAATCACAAAGAAGCAATCGAGTCTTATGATACGGCTTTGCAAATAGAACCTAAATTTGATGCGGCGTGGTTTAACAAGGCCTGCGCACAAGCCCTGTTCTCCGATAAGTCCGGGTGTCTGGATTCTTTAAAGAAGGCCATCGAGTTAAATCCGCGATATAAGAGTGTAGCAAAGAATAATCCCGATTTTGCAAAGTTAAGGGAAGACGCTGATTTTAAGAAGATTGTAGGTGAATAA